Within Anopheles nili chromosome 3, idAnoNiliSN_F5_01, whole genome shotgun sequence, the genomic segment AAGAGGCGAAGGCGCGCAGAGGCtttaaaataatcaaccaAGGTACAAGAACTTTGCGTGGAGTGAAACATTGATGAAGAAGCGATaatcagagagagagaaagggaatgaaaaataggATCAACAGAAAATAGAGCTAGTCAAGTTTCCTCCAGCATgacggtggtgtgtttttcttggcGTGGTTTTTCCCAATGCCAAACTCGTTCGAGGCTTCTGACGCGTATACACGATGCGTAATCGACCTTTTTGTACGCACTTCTACCCTGAACGTGGTGGGTAGTTTGGGTGGACGATAAACGCATTTTTGTCCGGTTTTTACTCCGCGAAACGCTGTGACCAGAACCTCGCCAGAATGTCCGCCTCCGGAAGCCTTGAAAAAGGGCACGTAACGAGCGAGACGGCAAAGAAAACGGTTCTGTTTTCACCTGTCGCTTGTTTCACCCCTGTGCTGACTCAGCACAGCTCGGGAGAGCGCGTTtaaacaagcaacaacaacaacaaaaaactacaaaaacaaaatacatatCACCGAGCCgcgcaaacgcacgcacatcCTGTTGCGTTGGGTTTTGACCCCAAAAGCGGCGGCGGGGTGTGATTGTATTTTTGAATCCTCAACGTTGGAATCAAGcctcacagaaaaaaaatggcaataaatgGTTGCATCGCTGCGGCGCATCACCGATCAAAGTCGATTGAGCCATTGGAACCGGTGTTGAAAATAGCCGTAAAACTCGCCGATCGAATCGCACTAGCCACGTATGCGTGATCGGTACAATCGGGAAAGAAGCGAACGTGGGAACAACCGCGGCGAGGAATAAGAGAGCGCGAAAACTGTCATGTAGCGGTGGCCCCGACACCGTCTGCTTTTAGCACCGAAGAGAAAGCCGAGCCCGGGATAGTTGTGTGagattgaaggaaaaaaaaacgaataaaaaacagcCCAGGGACTCGAGCCATCGGTTTGATTCGATCTTTTCGCTCAATATACTGGTTCCGGATTGGGGTTGCTTGATCAGGTGCTTGATGTGCGTGATTTGACAGCACCACAATGCCTTCTTGACTTACATTTCCGtgcgaagggggggggggggggggagattgCGGTCagtgtgaaaaaaagggtcctTCAGAAGCTGCCCACATGGCCACCGGTTGGCTCCGAACACGTGTGTAAAAATGGgactctcttcttcttttcagttaaaacaaagaaaaaaggtacaaaagtgcgtgcgcgtgtgcaATTCGAGTGAATGTATGTTGGGCGCGAGTGGggtataaaaaagaaagacacacacacccgcttGGAAGAGGAAAGTAAACCCAACCAAACTCGCCCAGTGCGTCCGATCGACGGTGCTCCCGTGTTGATAAACAATGCCCGTGTGTTTAGCCAGCATCTGACAGCGATCGAGGTGCAaatttgacgttttttttcctgtgcgTGAGTGGATCAGTTTAGAACGTAACGCGCCGTGTTGCGCCACTCTGCTGTTCCGAGGCAGGTTTTTCGCAccgggtgtgcgtgcgtgagtgagtgagtgtgtgaaaAAAGTGCGTACGTTAGTTCTCGGACCCGGAAACCGGCCACGGCCGCCACCCCCCCAAAACAGCACAAATGAATCAGCAACACAACCATCACATAATGAGCTCGTACGGTGCGGTGACGGAGAACAGTGGCACGGTGACGCAGCAGCAGTCGACGCAAAGCATCGCCGACTATCTAGCACAGCTGCTGAAGGACCGCAAACAGCTGGCCGCATTCCCGACCGTGTTCATGCACGTCGAGCGGCTGCTGGATGAGGAAATCTCGAAGGTGCGCGCGTCGCTGTTCCACATCAACGGTGTCACGAAGGAACCGCTTCAGCTGCCCGATCCCGAGGGTGAATCGGTCACGAAAAACGAGAAGGTGTACGTCCCGGTGAAGGAGTACCCGGACTTCAACTTCGTTGGGCGCATCCTGGGCCCGCGCGGTATGACCGCCAAGCAGCTCGAGCAGGAGACGGGCTGCAAGATTATGGTCCGGGGGAAGGGTTCGATGCGTGACAAGAAGAAGGAGGACGCGAACCGGGGCAAACCGAACTGGGAGCACCTGTCCGACGATCTGCACGTGCTGATCACGGTCGAGGACACCGAGAACCGGGCGTCGATCAAGCTGAAGCGTGCCCTGGATGAGGTGAAGAAGCTGCTTGTCCCGCACGCCGAGGGCGAGGATGAGTTGAAGAAGCGCCAGCTGATGGAGCTGGCCATCATCAATGGCACGTACCGTGATTCGACCACAAAGGTCGCACCAGCCGACAACACGTTCAACTTTGACCCGCAGCAGTACGCCGACGAGCGGTGGAAACTGGCGGCGGTGGCTGCGGCCGACTCGCGCATGCTGAACCAGGCGACACTGGCCGCTAATCTGGCCGCGGCCAATTCACTGGCTGGCCGGACCGCACCGAATCCGCTCGGTGCGCCCATCATCCTGTCGCCCCGCGTTTCCGTGCCGACGACGGCTGCCAGCTTGATCCCAGGATCGGGCCCGCCACCGACGATTGACCACACGACCGGCCTGATTTACGCGTCGCCCTACACGGACTACAGCTACGCGCTGGCGGCCGCCGGCAATCCGCTGCTCCCGGAGTACGCCGATCACAGCGTAGGtgcaatcaaaaatcaaagaaGGCAATACGCGCCTCGCGATCATCCTTACTAAAACCAGATTCTcttaaacaaacaaccaacttgcattaaaaaaaaaatcaaaataagtTCAACATGAACTGAAatccaacagcaacagcataaaaaaaaataccacaaaaTTAGCAAGTctgcaaatcaaacaaacccaacaacaacaacaacagcaaacaaaaaaaatgcaacaaacacCCATTAGCAACACTACCGGGCGGTGGGGCAATAATTTATCTAATGATCGTTATCtttaaatacttttttttattaatttactcTTCTCGCACCCAACACTATTTTACCTCTTACTTATCtctttgtttaatttttacattACTCTATCTCCACTTTCGTTATTTCGaataatattaatattaataatactattcataatattaataataataatattattaatatCTCTAGTAATAATGATCGCATATTGCAAAATAACGCCAAGGATAGAGAGATCTGCTGGAATGACGAAAAATGGAGCCTTCCCGACTCATAAACAGCTAAATAGTAGCGTATTTAGATAGGCATCGTGCGCCTGTACCGGTTCACGGAccttcccattttttttttttacaatttatatttttctatcTCTTCTCATCATCGTGACGCGTCTGTAACAGACGTGTGTTGAgctaaattgtttttttttttttattttgtgaacCGGCTGTAGCGTCGGTTCAGATTATCGATTATAGTGTGACATTGAATTTGAATCAAGATCGAACTTCTTTCACAAGTAACTCATGTAACGATGCTCACGCTTCGTTCTATATCACGTTTTCAAATGTTTTGATACCCCCCGTGGCCCCCATCCCACTTTGTGTAGCTTAAGTACGAAAATTATACAAAAGATCTGAGCGAAACGTAGAGTTATGCTGCGAAGGCAGAAGCTTCGCAATACCCGTTGACAATAGTGTTGTGTTGCGGAAGACGATAGCGATCATGAGAGCCCGTTGTGTTTATGCAACCATGCGCATAACGTAATGtaataacaacaaaatattaatattaatataataataatattgttAATGATCATGTATTTACTACTAAGTTGGAATTAAGCGGATatagaaggagaagaagaagagaaacaatACTAGCACTACCACCACATACACCCCACTACAATGACGGCTGAATGAACTAGCATTATTAGCATCATTATCGTCACCACCGCTACATCCTACTTTTTCTGACCAACCACAGCAACTGTTCCTTTGTAATCTTGTCCCATTCCTggtttccaaacaaaaaaaaacatgccttTCTGTCCTAACCCTGTCCGCAATGTGGAAACATTTAAAAGAAAGATCTTTGGAATTTTGGACTGAATTAAGCGGACTTTCGCGGCCATTGCACGCCCGTTTGCATCCTTTTGAATGGTGTCGAAGGACTCTAATCATCAACTTGAGCTATTGGCAAAGGTTGATGCCAAATATTCGCGCAAAATCCGCTTCTGTACAAATAATTGTTGCCTCCTTAAAGTTCGTggattaaaataatttcattaggAACCAAATGGAACAAAATTGTGCTTTACCAAAACCACTGCGCTCCGCACATACTTTCTTACATCTCTCACCCCCGGCTTATATATTGCGCGaatgttcttgtttttttctcctctcttcTCAATCGTTTTTAAAAATGAGGTACCCGTGGTATGGCCAACGAAAACGTCGCATCCTCTCACACAATGCTAAAACCAATATTTATCATTCATCTGATTAACTCCTGCGAATTCTCTTACGTACGCTTCCTTCTACTAGCCCTAGCACtgatatatacatataatttttttaactgaccgaaaagcaaaacacagaTTTGCTGTAATGTAATTTTTGTTCGTTAACCTACTGATTGAAGGACTAGTCGTTGTGTTTTGTATGCAAATAGTATAATAGCTATAATTGATTAACTCTGGACTCCAGCGTCCTCAGTATGGTTTaagtttgtcttttttttccagtgTAAAGCTCTCCGCAGGCGAAATTAATACCGCGAACTTGAGTGTTTTACCACCAGATGCATTCGTGATTGTATTAATAATATTAAACAAACGGTAAACTTATGTGCCAAAGTATTAAAACTgtcagaaagagagagagagaaagagagagtgcaAGTGAAGCGAAGAGAAAACCGAGGGAGCGCTAAGCGATGGAACACAGAGGgaagatttgtttaaaatatggTACCGGAAAGATGGGTTCACTTCCGGTTGTCAGGGGTGGTTAGTTCCAACAACCAACCACCTCCCAGCCAAACAGAAGCCATGATGATCATTTGATCATCGACCCGATCGGTCGTCGCTTCcgttggggcttttttttcaacgcgTATGCTGCCGTTTATGGTATGCTTTGATGTGGCGAGCTTTGGCTGGGTGAAAAATCGGTATTTAGTTTAcctacgcaaaaaaaaagatcagtGAAGAGAACCGCCACGTCGGATGTTAATCGAATGAATGGTACAACTTGGTGGCAGCAGAAAGcgagcagaagaagcaaacgCGCGCATTTGTGAGATAAATCGACGTGAAACGACGGGTTATAATAATTTCTTTCAGGCTTTTGGCGATAACGAACGATCGCCTTTGACTTCCCTTTTCCTGGGAAATACATAAGTGTAATCCACGAACTTTCGCACTACCGAGCGTTCCTAGGTCTAGGTCTAGGTTCCAGTGGTTTGTTCATCCCACAGTCTTGATCTGCACCACTCCTGATCCTCTTCCAGTTCAATTCAAAAATTTACGCCAACCCAATCACACAAAGTGATCGAGATTCATTGCATTTGAGCATAATTTAACGGTGCCATCGTGACGTGAAATGCAGCGGAGTTTACGCACGTACGCGCCACCGCAGACAGTAAGAATCCATTCGTAAGAAGtgggcttccttttttatatgACAACCTAGCTTGTAGATGATCGTTGCGGCACGTTTTTTATTCGAACGGAAGAAACTGAACATGGATTGCCGAAAAGAAGGCACACGTTCGCGATACAGAAACATAGTTTCTTTATGGAATCCAACGGattccgattttttttcgccgaaGGTACTCTAGATCCAGCTGGGAAGCTAGAGGATcctttttgaaaaaaaaaaacccttccttTGAAATATTCGTTTTCCCCACATACACGCCATGTTTGGCAGGCGCGAGAGACGTCTATAGTGGCAATATTAAACGTACAATTACGGCGGTAGACTTTTGATAAACTAATAGTACTATCCACTCGATGGGAATCGTTTGTGCATTGATGATGGTAGCAGCAAACAATGAAGAGACAAAAAACCTGTAAAATCATCATTAATTGGTGTGTGCACACAAAAGAGAACAAAGAATGGCAAACCAGATCGCAGACTCGTAGGAATACAAAATATGCCTTATGATTAGCCTGATGTTGGAGGAAGAGTGCCGTGAGTGCGGTAGTTgacgttttgtgtgttttcttactatttttaaatggaacaaaataaGTAATCTCATTTAGAATCGTCCGATCAAGGCAGATCGATGGCATGGCAATATGAGTTAGAAACATCTGTGTCACGTGCATAGAGATATTTTACATACTTTATGCAATTAATCGTTAAGATTCTCAAAGCGAAACTCGAACGCACAGTACGCAAAATGCTTTGAATTACATGTTATGGCCGTAGATTGCAGGTGTGGTGCAGTAGAAGGAAAAGGAAGCTGAAATTTGCGCCAAGTTTCGCtcaaatttgatgaaatttattcatattttttaatcgaaaaatcTCGTCTACAACCCTCCGTAGCTAAGCTCCGTGGCATTAGCTAGTTTTATTAACATTAATTTTACTCGTAACCTGTAACGTACTAGTAACACACCATTAACGTGCCTTGGTCGCTGCCGTTCGTTGCAGCTTTCAACTATCATCTCGAATGGTTAAAAAGTATCAGTAGAATCTTGTGCTCGTTAACAAACCGAATAATACCGTAAGCAATAGCGTGCAGCATTGGTATAACACTCACTTCGAAGATGAGGTGTTTTAATTGTGAATGATATCAATTAACGCAATTAGTATTGTAAGGCTAACCTACGAACTATTCACCGTTTGAATCTTTACTCGaattttcataattaaatcaaattgcTGTAGTTGCAGTATTTCCGAAGGCCAACAGGAAATGCAATGTGAAGACGTTCGATGGTATAACCATGTAGTttagatgcaaaaaaaaaagataaaaatatgaTTGTGAAAATAACTCCTTGAAAAGCCGAATAACAACAATCGTAGGACAATAATCAAAATGAAATTCGTCAAACTTGCACTTAATTATGGCTAACAACAATCAATAGGTATAGAGCAAAATGTTTTGAGCAGCATCTCCCATTACTGAGCGGTCCTAGGCATAAGCAGAATAATCTCCCAGAACAGTTCGATTGTATCATAATCTGTCGGTGAAAATCGCGACAATTAACctaggatagaaatcacatggAAATGATAACGCATCTCACTCACCGCTGGCATTATAACACTCCGAACCtctttattttcatattaGATGTTTAATACCTTTAAAGAAATAATATGCATTCACTTACAACTTACGCAACTTACCAGTTTCGCGATGAATTGTGGATGTGCCTCTAACCGGTTGGTGGTATGAAACGGACATTAATACAACTGCTTCTAATACCGACGCCGCGCAATGCGAGCAAGGATAACAACTCACACCAGTCGATAACCATCAGGAACCGCGAAACTGTGGAACTTATAATAAAACAGCTTAATAGTTTGCACTTCTATTAATCATCTACTTCTactataaatatatatatttttttactactaTTTTAGCTACTTTCAACTAGCAAACtaccaaaactatcacttACTACCATCCgtttaatcaaacaaataataaagcaaCTGCTGGCAATCTTTAACCGGACTAGTTTTGATTAGTTATTGTTTT encodes:
- the LOC128727428 gene encoding protein held out wings: MNQQHNHHIMSSYGAVTENSGTVTQQQSTQSIADYLAQLLKDRKQLAAFPTVFMHVERLLDEEISKVRASLFHINGVTKEPLQLPDPEGESVTKNEKVYVPVKEYPDFNFVGRILGPRGMTAKQLEQETGCKIMVRGKGSMRDKKKEDANRGKPNWEHLSDDLHVLITVEDTENRASIKLKRALDEVKKLLVPHAEGEDELKKRQLMELAIINGTYRDSTTKVAPADNTFNFDPQQYADERWKLAAVAAADSRMLNQATLAANLAAANSLAGRTAPNPLGAPIILSPRVSVPTTAASLIPGSGPPPTIDHTTGLIYASPYTDYSYALAAAGNPLLPEYADHSVGAIKNQRRQYAPRDHPY